In Drosophila nasuta strain 15112-1781.00 chromosome 2R, ASM2355853v1, whole genome shotgun sequence, a single genomic region encodes these proteins:
- the LOC132787017 gene encoding caspase-3, which translates to MDETDLSLFGSKNKHKKDKADATLHAKTPTSELDLKRIIISRPTSDDTYENCPRTGVAIILNHKDVRGQKQRVGTERDRDDMKLSLLGFGFDVRSYDDLTFAEINDLLKKVATEDHSQNDCFALVVMSHGSEGKVYAKDMSYPVERLWNPFLGDSCKSLVNKPKLFFIQACRGENLEKAVEFTTFSVMTRDLGPPAPPVVQPVTYAIPSTADMLVFYSTFDKFFSFRNVDDGSWFIQSLCRVLDLAANNEAKEPEGMELLRLLTAVNRKVAYEYQSNTKNEALNQMKEMPNFMSTLTKTFYLRVKPKT; encoded by the exons ATGGATGAGACAGACCTCTCGCTCTTTGGTTCCAAGAACAAGCACAAGAAAGACAAGGCCGATGCAACGCTACACGCCAAGACGCCCACCTCCGAGTTGGACCTCAAGCGCATCATCATCTCGCGGCCCACCTCAGATGACACCTACGAGAACTGTCCCCGCACCGGAGTTGCGATAATCCTCAACCACAAAGACGTCAGGGGGCAAAAGCAGCGCGTGGGCACCGAGCGGGATCGCGATGACATGAAGCTATCGCTGCTCGGCTTCGGATTCGATGTGCGTTCCTACGACGATCTGACCTTTGCCGAAATCAACGACTTGCTTAAGAAAG TGGCTACTGAGGATCACAGTCAAAACGATTGTTTCGCCTTGGTTGTTATGTCACACGGCTCAGAGGGCAAGGTCTATGCCAAG GACATGTCTTATCCCGTGGAGCGTTTGTGGAATCCCTTCCTGGGGGACAGCTGCAAATCACTGGTGAACAAACCGAAACTCTTCTTCATACAAGCATGTCGCGGCGAGAACCTGGAAAAGGCCGTGGAGTTCACCACCTTCTCGGTGATGACCAGGGATCTGGGTCCTCCTGCTCCACCAGTCGTTCAACCAGTGACCTATGCGATTCCAAGCACCGCGGACATGCTCGTCTTCTACTCCACCTTTGACA AATTCTTCTCGTTTCGTAATGTGGACGATGGCTCCTGGTTCATCCAGAGCTTGTGCAGGGTTTTGGATCTAGCTGCCAACAACGAGGCCAAGGAACCTGAGGGCATGGAACTGCTGCGTCTGCTGACCGCAGTGAATCGTAAGGTTGCCTACGAGTATCAGTCGAACACGAAGAACGAGGCGCTCAACCAGATGAAGGAGATGCCCAACTTTATGTCTACGCTCACCAAGACCTTCTACTTGCGCGTTAAGCCAAAGACATAA
- the LOC132785240 gene encoding putative gustatory receptor 89a, whose protein sequence is MPHLPHFGALGLLLLLRLWQLLALAPLSYISGRGARPRRLVTSLATIKWLALLTLSPLLVQQSVALYDATNVKPSPLFRRIALATMAGDLGISLAMLGTHLWQRRRLMQLINGLARLQAKVRLSRRATLLLWGKLLLSLYELLCNEPFLRQNAAHLPWLQLLAYGLQLYVQHMSSVFGNGIFAGLLLILASMEQLELQWEQLYLDKSQHWRLLRAEQRLLRVCQDFVGVFQLGMFLLVIGNFINILANMYAYMFYFVEQHGIPLTISNYCAIVAIQLYAVILATHLCQLRHRRLRSCCLELRYSPPELTLEQAVLPTPLFFWPLDTVQFSVLGLFNLDNGFWLFLVSYAANFIVIILQFTLEHMKR, encoded by the exons ATGCCACACTTGCCACACTTTGGGGCACTCggtctgcttctgctgctgcgcctgtggcagctgctggcGCTTGCTCCGCTCAGCTATATTAGTGGGCGTGGCGCACGCCCACGGCGCCTGGTCACCTCGCTGGCCACAATAAAGTGGCTTGCACTATTGACGCTCTCACCGCTGTTGGTGCAACAGAGTGTGGCACTCTACGACGCCACCAACGTGAAGCCATCGCCGCTCTTCAGACGCATCGCGCTGGCCACGATGGCTGGCGATTTGGGTATCTCGCTAGCCATGCTGGGCACCCACCTCTGGCAACGCCGTCGCCTGATGCAGTTGATCAATGGCTTGGCCAGATTGCAGGCAAAGGTTCGTCTGAGTCGTCGAGCAACTCTGCTGCTGTGGGgcaagttgctgctgtcgctctACGAGCTGCTCTGCAACGAGCCTTTTCTGCGTCAGAATGCCGCTCATCTACCCTGGTTGCAACTGCTCGCTTATGGCTTGCAACTGTACGTGCAACACATGAGCAGTGTCTTTGGCAATGGCATCTTTGCTGGCCTGCTGCTCATTCTGGCCAGCATGGAGCAACTGGAGCTGCAGTGGGAACAGCTCTACCTGGACAAATCCCAGCACTGGCGTCTCCTCCGTGCAGAGCAACGTTTGCTGCGGGTTTGCCAGGATTTTGTTGGCGTCTTTCAACTCGGAATGTTTCTGCTCGTGATTGGCAACTTTATCAACATTCTGGCCAACATGTATGCCTACATGTTCTACTTTGTGGAGCAGCACGGCATCCCTCTGACCATCTCAAACTACTGTGCAATTGTTGCCATCCAGCTGTATGCCGTCATCCTGGCCACGCATCTCTGCCAGCTTCGCCATCGGCGACTGCGCAGCTGCTGCCTGGAACTACGCTATTCCCCTCCAGAACTAACATTGGAGCAA GCTGTGCTACCAACTCCATTGTTCTTTTGGCCTCTGGACACCGTACAGTTCTCCGTTCTGGGCCTCTTCAATCTGGACAACGGTTTTTGGCTCTTTCTCGTTTCGTATGCAGCCAacttcatcgtcatcatcttGCAGTTCACCTTGGAGCACATGAAGCGCTGA
- the LOC132784216 gene encoding LOW QUALITY PROTEIN: cadherin-89D (The sequence of the model RefSeq protein was modified relative to this genomic sequence to represent the inferred CDS: deleted 1 base in 1 codon) — translation MFSVATLRILDACCVCLLISVWAQTRSVQATSGSCAFHSLDGVAPESEGVRFIRLREDAQVGKEILRLQAYPRSSVALKGADASGDHKYFNLTEHNATTLVISLARSLERLVDRDVPRNLLKFRILCAGKHEKLEEGSYLSITVYIEDVNDNAPEFLNVPYVIDVDENTSVESIIFDGVQAFDRDKPNTPNSEVHFSMSTVPEQLSADGRPYFALKSPHRPLLILKRELDFDNGIRQFKLPIFVWDRGTPANQANTTITINVRDVDDLPPKFTEGVYRTTINEFFPMTGVAIRIPLYFAPPIMAFDQDSLNATLIYDIISGNERQLFRVNGHNGVMYLQKEIDLEEESLPGNTFVVQLEARQKDNPLKKALARIEVEVLDLNDNVPEFEADFYNISIVENLPTGFSVLQVNAIDRDQGENAEFLYNLVENKTAAGAFRIDSRTGWITVRDDRLLDREQRRSIQLKVEALERNPSYLDDKHLKKPGPSMVIVEITLLDSNDNNPKFDHGNLYEFKVPITAAVGTKIGRVAAHDPDEGPNGQLLYELQRPKGSGYIPFRLDNKNGTIYVAGPLRRGRIAVFVEASDQPLNPSERRFSLAVITIEVYATIDDQAIDFVGAPYEFWVGANTPLGTSVGQVRTTLIYDGEDEIMYDLLHTYSEGVPFAIEERSGIITVIRELSEFKRQIYNFEAVANYLFANSSQPLIVSRSSPPLPTTVASSELSDEGVLITNLTIHIVNKPEPEKVPLRPVIEEINMNVISFHVEENLVGGIIGQLLYKNALNVANNELGTFRELTTGVGSSTTSNTSSNLTSGSRFRSRNRSRNSKSKRRLPRRLAGDSNLKLRYIIANQQEVVNKITITEDGTLLTLIGLDREQQASYELTVIVEYSTGLVSGAGIYQVNIKVNDVNDNAPKFNALTYVGLINENCAVGTELSMNQAIQINDADEGANAEFRVQLQGDYSDQFSIEYINASSVGNGSQHKLISNTGSFNIFNLTDQWNDEFKYQELHTSFMQTNFKLSSGPYFRISYVGKRGLDREKQQLYNMKIVAVDSGGLTGYAHLTILVADVNDNGPIFERISVFKDSRLEIREYNTDMEIYFVESSNGMFLPPAAAASMMLAPPPYHIPGSPRLHTDRDKGIGTGLAPGVGAGVGVVGRAKSRRRIARATTVKCPMFAVYEDTPVGTKLLQLSASDEDFGKNAQLHYEVIGEQVERTPGMPMIKLQSVRHFAIDKLSGELTVNYPLAANNEIWLNLSVTDIDGLKDTTCMRFTVIDVNNHVPAFKKSWYSFDTAEGDYKDSVLGQVLAIDMDYGENANITYSLNDPDLPFIVKPTSGVLKINGQLDRELRAKYNFQIIASDNAEPLLRLSSSVDVEVNVLDINDNRPEFIGYDDMTKAAKYIADLPDRTMMVPVYKAYLDRSTLPGMFVKQVNAIDKDYVGNGNGLVLYSILHQELHAPVFQIDSRDGTITTVSNIRGYNDYEHLNVSVIASDLGSPALSATAVVLINLQGQAVTEPTPPPKPEIPINVTVFQHPYYDVQLTENNEAPIEVMRLNLTAGLNAENYRWSLWLEEGLDESDAHPPFEYDAKNMLLYALKPFDREHISRYQLRVRADRLSREARNYAKVAYPVVDERVEGLSPSECRILVRIADENDNAPKFQGNGQPIVAVLPRSATFDYHVTRVTASDADEGLNAEIRYRLLNEPTKLFGIDDLTGNIRLLGDLPHDERIYGFDVKATDRSGADDGRSGIVNVFVYIIDESKQVRLVVAGKPVDVERRIDSLMDALSSAIAKDVRVRLLEPNSGALEAATNAYIYAVDPHTNAIMEMEQLQESLAGLQLDALQLQQQQLQHLDGSKTMPRIIELAEFGEPPRPTHASVSHFMGGLEYVTLVLLVLICLGAAIAACCYLCLRQKRQLWSQRDFAASEAGLTYTIAGINQSRSQQRRQRQQRHTQRCSKGSSNMNQNQRPTSAFMPESVCSSAQTQSTATATEKLEQQLHHHHQQQAMVTQQQHHQYLNEQQREYIDVPLPKSIAKAAAAAAATAAAEGNAPFVLKYNSCQPVNNLNNYETSLFSLHSTGQDSGVEFLSSRELYETSPDSFHSQNTKRTGNNGELLCPRHAKAHLELRQHPNTDSSDTYEDSLKTDEPLVAHNCRSGNCEHRQHHQLQHPHYQNTKFEKRSCVRHSFSGVKDDLMQHSPQISLRPRGHALRNSMNDLEQRLHNLEQSFRRPLEFSKSNSLF, via the exons ATGTTTAGTGTGGcaacattgcgtatacttgatgcCTGCTGCGTCTGCCTCTTGATTTCCGTGTGGGCTCAAACGAGATCAGTGCAAG CCACCTCTGGCAGTTGCGCCTTCCACTCGCTAGATGGCGTTGCCCCCGAAAGTGAAGGTGTGCGCTTCATTCGGCTCCGCGAAGATGCCCAAGTGGGCAAGGAAATTCTACGCCTACAGGCCTATCCACGTTCCAGCGTGGCCCTCAAAGGCGCCGATGCCAGCGGCGATCACAAATACTTCAATCTCACCGAGCACAATGCAACCACTTTGGTGATTTCTCTGGCTCGCTCCCTGGAGCGCCTTGTGGACCGCGATGTCCCTCGGAATCTGCTCAAGTTTCGCATACTCTGCGCAGGCAAACACGAGAAACTAGAAGAG GGAAGCTACCTCTCTATCACAGTCTACATCGAGGATGTTAACGACAATGCACCCGAGTTTCTTAACGTGCCCTACGTCATCGATGTGGATGAAAACACTTCTGTTGAAAGCATCATATTCGATGGAGTTCAAGCCTTCGATAGGGATAAGCCCAACACACCAAATTCGGAGGTGCATTTCAGCATGTCCACAGTTCCGGAGCAACTTTCTGCCGATGGCAGACCCTACTTTGCTTTAAAGAGTCCCCATCGACCACTGCTTATACTGAAGCGGGAACTGGACTTTGATAACGGCATTAGACAGTTCAAGTTGCCGATTTTTGTCTGGGATCGCGGCACGCCTGCTAATCAAGCCAACACCACGATCACAATCAATGTGCGGGATGTGGATGATCTGCCGCCCAAGTTTACCGAGGGCGTATACCGCACAACGATCAATGAGTTCTTTCCCATGACAGGCGTGGCCATTCGCATTCCTCTTTACTTTGCTCCTCCCATAATGGCATTTGACCAGGACTCGCTGAATGCGACTCTCATCTACGACATCATCTCGGGCAACGAGCGCCAATTATTTCGAGTGAATGGGCACAATGGAGTCATGTATCTGCAGAAGGAGATTGATCTGGAGGAAGAAAGTCTGCCTGGTAATACGTTTGTAGTTCAACTGGAGGCAAGGCAAAAGGACAATCCGCTCAAGAAGGCGCTGGCGCG CATCGAAGTTGAGGTGCTGGATCTTAACGACAATGTGCCTGAGTTTGAGGCAGACTTTTACAACATTTCCATTGTGGAGAATCTTCCCACGGGATTCAGTGTCCTGCAGGTGAACGCCATCGATCGCGATCAAGGCGAGAATGCAGAGTTCCTCTACAATCTTGTGGAGAACAAAACGGCAGCAGGTGCTTTTCGTATCGATTCCAGAACTGGTTGGATCACTGTGCGCGATGATCGATTACTCGATCGTGAGCAGCGTCGTTCAATTCAACTCAAAGTGGAGGCTTTGGAACGCAATCCCTCTTACCTGGACGACAAGCACCTGAAGAAACCTGGTCCCAGCATGGTCATAGTGGAGATTACGCTACTCGACAGCAACGATAACAATCCCAAGTTCGATCATGGCAATCTCTACGAGTTCAAGGTGCCCATAACAGCAGCCGTGGGTACCAAGATTGGTCGAGTGGCTGCCCACGATCCTGACGAAGGTCCTAATGGTCAACTGCTCTATGAACTGCAGAGACCCAAAGGCAGTGGTTACATTCCCTTTCGATTGGACAATAAAAATGGCACCATCTATGTGGCAGGACCTCTTCGACGTGGTCGCATTGCCGTCTTCGTGGAGGCCAGTGATCAGCCATTGAATCCTTCGGAGCGTCGCTTCTCATTGGCTGTGATAACCATCGAAGTGTATGCCACCATCGATGACCAAGCCATAGATTTTGTGGGCGCTCCTTATGAGTTTTGGGTGGGAGCGAATACTCCGTTGGGCACATCGGTGGGTCAAGTGCGCACCACTTTGATCTACGATGGCGAAGATGAAATCATGTACGATCTCCTACACACATACTCCGAGGGTGTGCCATTCGCCATAGAGGAGCGCTCCGGCATTATCACTGTCATCCGGGAACTGTCTGAGTTCAAGCGACAGATCTACAACTTTGAAGCGGTGGCCAATTAT TTATTTGCCAACTCTTCGCAACCGTTGATCGTATCCAGGAGTTCTCCGCCGCTGCCCACAACTGTCGCCTCATCGGAACTTAGCGATGAGGGAGTTCTTATCACGAATCTGACTATACACATTGTCAACAAACCAGAACCAGAGAAAGTTCCGCTCCGTCCTGTCATAGA GGAGATCAACATGAACGTCATCAGCTTCCATGTAGAGGAGAATCTTGTGGGCGGCATAATTGGGCAGCTGCTCTACAAGAATGCTCTCAATGTGGCCAACAATGAATTGGGCACATTCCGTGAACTCACCACAGGTGTGGGAAGCTCAACTACTAGTAATACAAGCAGTAATCTCACCTCAGGAAGTCGTTTTCGCAGTCGCAATAGAAGTCGCAACTCCAAATCGAAGCGAAGACTTCCTCGTCGTTTGGCTGGCGATTCAAATCTGAAACTGCGCTACATCATAGCCAATCAGCAGGAAGTGGTCAACAAGATAACTATTACAGAAGACGGCACCCTCTTAACACTTATTGGACTCGACCGAGAGCAGCAGGCAAGCTACGAGCTGACCGTGATTGTGGAGTACAGCACGGGTCTGGTGAGTGGAGCTGGCATCTATCAGGTCAACATTAAAGTGAACGATGTCAACGACAATGCACCCAAGTTCAATGCCCTCACGTACGTCGGCTTGATAAATGAGAACTGCGCCGTAGGTACCGAGTTGTCCATGAATCAAGCTATCCAAATCAACGATGCAGATGAAGGAGCTAATGCCGAGTTCCGAGTGCAGCTGCAGGGCGACTACAGTGACCAGTTTAGCATCGAGTACATAAATGCCTCCTCTGTGGGTAATGGAAGTCAACACAAGCTGATTTCTAACACCGGGTCCTTTAACATCTTTAACCTAACTGATCAATGGAATGATGAGTTCAAGTACCAGGAACTCCACACCAGTTTTATGCAAACCAATTTCAAGCTCAGCTCTGGGCCTTACTTCCGCATCAGCTATGTGGGAAAAAGAGGCTTAGATCGGGAGAAACAGCAGCTCTACAATATGAAGATCGTCGCCGTGGATAGTGGAGGACTCACGGGCTATGCCCATCTCACAATCCTTGTGGCTGATGTTAACGACAATGGACCCATCTTTGAACGCATCTCGGTGTTCAAAGACTCTCGCCTGGAGATTCGCGAGTACAATACGGATATGGAAATCTACTTTGTGGAGAGTTCGAATGGCATGTTTCTGCctcctgctgcagctgccagcATGATGTTGGCTCCGCCTCCTTACCACATTCCTGGCTCGCCGCGTCTGCACACGGACAGAGACAAGGGCATTGGCACAGGACTTGCGCCTGGAGTCGGCGCAGGAGTTGGTGTTGTGGGTCGAGCCAAATCCCGTCGTCGCATTGCCAGGGCTACAACGGTAAAATGTCCGATGTTTGCGGTCTACGAGGACACTCCAGTGGGCACCAAATTGCTGCAGTTGAGTGCCAGCGACGAAGACTTCGGCAAGAATGCCCAGCTGCACTACGAGGTGATCGGCGAGCAGGTGGAACGCACTCCAGGCATGCCCATGATCAAGCTGCAGTCCGTACGACATTTTGCTATCGACAAGCTGAGCGGAGAGCTAACTGTGAACTATCCGCTGGCAGCCAACAACGAGATCTGGCTGAATCTCAGTGTCACAGACATCGATGGCCTCAAGGACACCACCTGCATGCGGTTCACAGTCATCGATGTGAACAATCACGTGCCCGCCTTCAAGAAGTCGTGGTACAGCTTTGACACCGCCGAGGGCGACTACAAGGACAGCGTGCTTGGCCAAGTGCTGGCCATTGACATGGACTATGGTGAAAATGCCAACATCACATACAGCTTGAACGATCCCGATTTACCTTTCATCGTAAAACCTACCTCGGGGGTCCTCAAGATCAACGGACAACTCGATCGCGAGTTGAGGGCCAAGTACAACTTTCAGATCATTGCCAGCGATAATGCGGAGCCACTACTGCGTCTATCGAGCAGCGTTGATGTGGAGGTTAATGTTCTGGACATCAACGACAATCGTCCCGAGTTCATTGGCTACGACGACATGACTAAGGCAGCCAAATACATCGCTGATCTGCCCGATCGCACCATGATGGTTCCTGTCTATAAGGCTTATCTGGACAGGAGCACGTTGCCTGGAATGTTTGTAAAGCAAGTGAATGCCATTGACAAGGATTACGTGGGCAACGGCAATGGCCTCGTTTTGTACTCTATTCTGCATCAGGAACTGCATGCGCCCGTCTTCCAGATAGACTCCCGAGATGGCACCATCACTACGGTGTCCAACATCAGAGGCTACAATGACTACGAGCACTTGAATGTGTCTGTCATTGCCTCCGATCTGGGCAGTCCAGCTCTCTCAGCCACAGCCGTGGTGCTCATAAATCTGCAGGGCCAGGCAGTCACCGAACCCACTCCTCCTCCCAAACCAGAGATTCCCATAAATGTGACGGTGTTCCAGCATCCTTACTACGATGTCCAGCTGACCGAGAATAACGAGGCGCCTATCGAGGTGATGCGCTTAAATCTGACAGCTGGTTTAAATGCCGAAAACTATCGGTGGTCTTTGTGGCTGGAGGAGGGTCTTGACGAGTCCGATGCCCATCCTCCATTCGAGTACGATGCCAAAAACATGCTGCTCTATGCCCTGAAGCCCTTTGACCGTGAACATATTTCCCGCTACCAGCTGAGGGTTCGTGCCGATCGCCTCAGTCGTGAGGCCCGAAACTATGCCAAAGTCGCCTATCCCGTGGTCGATGAGCGTGTCGAGGGTTTGTCACCCAGCGAATGTCGCATTCTGGTTCGCATTGCCGACGAGAACGACAATGCTCCCAAGTTTCAGGGCAATGGCCAGCCGATTGTTGCAGTGCTTCCCCGCAGCGCCACTTTTGACTACCATGTGACCCGGGTAACTGCCTCGGATGCGGATGAAGGTCTCAATGCGGAGATACGTTATCGCCTTCTGAACGAGCCCACGAAACTGTTTGGCATCGACGATCTGACGGGTAACATTCGACTGCTTGGAGATCTGCCGCATGATGAGCGCATTTATGGCTTTGATGTGAAGGCCACAGATCGCTCGGGAGCTGATGACGGACGCAGTGGAATTGTGAATGTTTTCGTCTACATCATCGATGAGTCCAAGCAGGTACGTCTCGTGGTCGCTGGTAAGCCTGTGGATGTCGAGCGTCGCATCGACAGTCTCATGGATGCTCTCAGCTCTGCGATTGCTAAGGATGTGAGGGTGCGACTGCTGGAACCCAACTCAGGAGCACTCGAGGCCGC CACTAATGCCTACATCTATGCGGTTGACCCACATACCAATGCCATCATGGAGATGGAGCAGCTGCAAGA ATCCTTGGCTGGGCTGCAGCTGGATGCAttacagttgcagcagcagcagctacaacattTGGATGGATCGAAGACGATGCCCCGCATCATTGAGCTGGCCGAGTTTGGGGAA CCCCCGCGACCCACCCACGCCTCAGTCTCCCACTTCATGGGCGGCTTGGAGTACGTGACTCTGGTGTTGCTGGTATTGATCTGCCTGGGAGCTGCGATTGCTGCCTGTTGTTACCTTTGTCTGCGCCAAAAACG CCAGCTTTGGTCTCAACGCGACTTTGCCGCCTCGGAAGCCGGTCTGACTTACACCATAGCAGGGATCAATCAGTCGCGCTCTCAacagcgacgtcaacgtcagcAGCGACACACGCAGCGCTGCAGCAAGGGAAGCAGCAACATGAACCAGAACCAGAGACCCACATCGGCGTTTATGCCGGAGTCGGTTTGCTCCTCGGCCCAAACCCAATCGACTGCGACTGCCACCGAGAAACTGGAACAGCAGTTgcaccatcatcatcaacaacaggCGATGGTcacgcagcaacagcatcatcagTACTTGAACGA GCAGCAGCGAGAATACATTGATGTGCCCCTGCCGAAGTCCATTGCCAAGgcagctgccgccgctgcagcCACTGCTGCCGCCGAGGGCAATGCTCCATTCGTGCTCAAGTACAACTCCTGCCAGCCAGTGAACAATCT caacaactacgaAACTTCCCTGTTCTCGCTGCACTCGACGGGCCAGGACTCAGGCGTTGAGTTCCTCAGTAGCCGCGAGCTCTATGAAACCTCACCCGACTCCTTCCACAGCCAAAACACGAAACGGACTGGCAACAATGGGGAGCTGCTCTGTCCCCGTCACGCCAAGGCGCACCTGGAACTGCGTCAGCATCCCAACACAGACAGCAG TGATACCTATGAGGATTCCCTCAAGACGGACGAGCCGTTGGTGGCCCACAATTGTCGCAGTGGTAACTGCGAGCATCGACAGCATCATCAGTTGCAGCATCCGCACTATCAGAACACCAAGTTCGAGAAACGATCCTGCGTTCGTCACTCCTTCTCCGGGGTGAAGGACGACCTCATGCAGCACTCGCCGCAGATCTCGCTGCGACCCCGAGGACACGCTCTGCGTAACTCGATGAACGATTTGGAGCAGCGACTACACAATCTCGAGCAATCCTTTCGACGTCCGCTCGAGTTTAGCAAATCCAACTCCTTGTTTTAG